The window TTAAGGGTGGTATGACTGAGGCTGGGGCCAGGGCTGCACTAAGTCACACAGGATCTTTGGCTGGTGGTCCACAGATTGTTCAAGCAGCTATGAAGAAAGCTGGTATAGTGCTTGTTTCAGAGCCTACAGAATTCTTTGACTCGGCAATAGCATTCTCATTAACAAGTAGCTTACCTGGGGATAGAATTGCTATAGTGACTAATGCTGGAGGCCCAGGTGTTATGACAGCAGATTTAGTGGCTTTAGCGGGTTTGCGACTAGCTCAGCTAACACCTCAAACAATTAGCTATCTAAGATCAAAGTTACCACCAATGGCTGCTCTCAACAACCCAATTGATGTTATTGGCGATGCTAAAGCTGATAGGTATGAAGTTGCTCTTGATGCTGTTTTAAACGATCCTAATGTAGATGCTGCAATAGTGATATTCACACCCCAGGTTATTTCAGAACCTGAGAAAACAGCTGAGGTAATAATAGAGATGCAGAAAAAGTATCCACAGAAACCAATTCTTGCAGCTTTCATAGGTGGTCCAAGAGTTGAGAAAGCAATTGAGATACTGAAATCAGCTGGAATACCTGTGTATGAATCAAATGATAGGGTTGTAGCTGCCTTGGCTATAATGAATAGGTATAGAGTGATGAGGGAGAGGGTGATGAAAATGGCAGAGGCATTAAATGAATTATCTAGCTTGGCAAATGTTGATAAGAGGTGTGTAGAAGCAATAATAGATAGAGTGAGGAGTGATGGTAGAAGGGTTCTTCTAGAATCAGAAGCTAAGGATCTTGTTAAATGCTATGGAGTAGCAGTTGCTCCAACAAAACTTGCAAGAACTGAGGAAGAGGCTGTGAGAATTGCAAATGAGCTTGGATATCCAGTAGTCTTAAAGATTGCATCACCAGACATAACCCATAAAACGGATGTTGGCGGAGTTATTATGAATGTTAAATCTGATTCTGAAGTTGAAGATGCTTTTAGAACAATTATTGCAAATGTTAGAAGATATGCACCACAAGCAGCTATACATGGTGTTGTTGTTCAGAAAATGGTTCCAAAGGGAAGAGAAGTAATAATTGGTACAACTAAGGATCCTGAATTTGGCCATCTAATAATGTTTGGCCTGGGTGGGATATACACTGAGCTATTTAGAGATGTGTCATTTAGGCTAGCTCCGCTATCTACATATGAAGCTAGGGAGATGATTGCTGAAACAAAGGCTTATACACTACTCAAAGGCTTTAGAGGAGAGAAGCCAGCAGATATAGAGTCTATAGTTAATACCTTGCTTCGAGTAAGCAAACTTGTTATCGATGTTCCGCAGATAGTAGAAATGGATATTAACCCGCTATTCGTATATGATGAAGGGGCTGGAAGCTTGGCAATAGATGTGAAAATAGTGATTGAGTAGGTGATGAACATGGTCAAATCCATATTTCTATTTGGTGAAAAGGGAAAGACTATAATTGCCTATGGAATTCTCAAAAAGCTGATTCTGGATGGATATAAAGGCTGTTACTTTAAGCCTATTGCCAAGGCTAGATATAGACTACCCTCGCTAAAATATGTTGATCCAGATGTTATTGCAGTTAAAGATGCTTTGGGGCTTCAAGAACCAATAGAATATTTGAATCCAGTTACCATAACACGTAACATTATTGAGTTGAGGAGGGATTTAGACAATGTTAAAAAGATGATTATGGAGAGTTACAGCAAGATTTGCGAGGGAAGAGATGTTATTGTTATTGAGGGTTATCCAAATCCAGAGGCTCTATCAAGTATTGGTTTGTCTTCTGCTGAATTGGCTAAGATGCTAAATGCTAAAGCAGTTTTTCTTGTGAATGTGAAGGAGAGAGATGTTGTTGATGAACTTGCTGATAGAATTCAACTATATAAGTGCTTCTTTGAACATCAAGGCTATTCATTAAGTGGTGTAATATTGAATAATGTTCCCATGTACTATATTGAGAGAGTTAACGATGTTATTGTGCCGGTTCTTGAAGAAAAGGGGTTGAACATATATGGGATTATACCTGAGAAGCCAAGTCTCACAGCACCAACTGTGCGTGACATTGTCGAGGCTCTCAATGCCGAGGTTATTGAGAATAGGGATAGGTTAACAAACATAGTAGAGGATATTGTTGTTGGTGCCATGGCGCCTTCAGCAGCTCTTAGATGGTTTAGAAGAGCTGTTAACGCGGCTATAGTAACTGGTGGTGATAGAACTGATTTGATTATGGCTGCTCTCGAAACAAAGCCAAGTGTAATCATTTTAACAGGTAATCTCTATCCAGATATCTCGGTATTGACAAAGGCTAGGGAAGTTGGTGTTCCCATACTACTTGTGCCATACGATACATACACAACTGTCGAGAAGCTTAGAGAAGTGCAATCAATTACTACATCAGATTCTCTTAAAGCTAAGGAAAGTGAGCTAATTAGAACAATAAGCGAAAATCTGAATATGAAAAAACTTTTGGAGTAAACAATTCAATTTTTAAATATTCACTTCTTTTTCAACTTGCTCAATCTTCTCAAAAGCTCTAAATCCCCTTGATAATCACCAGCACATGTTGCTATAATTCCATCCACAAGCCCTTCAAGCTTCTCTGCATATGCAGCTGAATTATCTAAATCTGTTGTTGGAGCCCAGCCAATTCTAGCAAGTATTTCCGCATTCCTCGGTGTTTTAATCAAGAAATATGTGTATAGTGGAATATTGAGCTTCCTCATTTCTGTTGACAACTGCTCTAAAACTGGTAGTGTCTCATTTGTTAATCTCATGAAGAATGCGAAGTCCCACCCAGTTTTAACCCTGTTGACCATGTCTTCAACACCAAACTGCTTCACCCCATACCTCTCTCTCCATGGACGTGGTGATAGAAGACAACCAAGCTTTACACGTCTTAGCTTAATCTCATTTCTTAGAAAGTCTCTTGCATCCTCTGACTTCTTCCAGTATTTAGGTGCCAAAGGCTCTCCATACTTAGGCTCATCACCAAATGTTAAAACAAGACCATCTAATCCAACAGCATCAGCTGCAAGTGCAAGTGCCCCAACCTCTACAGGCCCCTTGTAATTCAGTATAAATATTGGCATAACAATTTTATCTGGATACTTAACCTTTAAAACACATCCAACAGCAGTACCACTTGGAGCTGGTACACCAGCAGCACTATCAGTAATGTTCCATCCATCAACAAGATCCTTAGTTTCTTCAGCCATTTGAAGGAATTTTCTAGTTGGAACAAACTCGTGAAGTATTTTCATATATGTAGCACCACAATTAAGAGAAACAAGCCTACTATTATATAAACTTTTGTATCTTCATAAAATTCATTGTTTAGCTACATTTAGCTACCCAATGGGTGCAGAGCGTTTCCCCGCTAACGGTACTTCTAATAAATACTTGTAAATATCTTTAGTTCCGTTAGCGGGGTTGGCCCTAGGCTTGGAGTCACCAGCTTCGCCCAAGCCGCATGGGGTCCTGTCGAGCCCAACGCCACGGGGCTCCCATCTGCTCTCACTTGGTTGTTTTCTGCTGCCCCTCAACGCAGTGCGAATCACTGGAGCAGCCCTCTGCCCCAACCAAGCAATTATAGTGATAAGAGATATTTAAATTTATCGCTAAACCGGCAACAGCCTATCTAAAGGAGTTTCTCCATGTTTTCGATTCTTAGAGAGGAATGGAACAGATGTATTTAATAGGTGATGCAAACATGTTTTGCTTTTAGTCAATTAATTCTATGTTTCTTGCTATTATTCTAGCTGATTCAACAGCTTTGCTGTGTTTAGGTAGGTCTAGCAGTGGCTTTCCCTCCATACTGTATTTCAGTATCAGATCATCATCTGGAATTGTGCCAGCATATTCATAGCCTAGTTTCTTCACATAGCTTTCAACTTCTGAAACAAGATTTTGTGGTAGTCTATTTCCAACAGCATAGAATTTGTCTGGATTTATCTTCACCTCTTTGGCAATGTTAATAATTCTTTCAGCTGTTTTAATGCTCATTACTGATGGATCTAAAACAACTATCATTGTGTTTACATGTCTATCAACTCTTCTATTCAAA of the Ignisphaera cupida genome contains:
- the acs gene encoding acetate--CoA ligase alpha subunit, translated to MKNDLESLFKPKSVAVIGASRDPSKLGYAVLKNIVDSGYRGRVYPVNPQADNIMGLKAYKSVLDIPDDVDVAVFVIPAPIVPEVLEECGRKGVKYAVIISAGFKEVGGEGVEREKRVVEIAKKYGVRVLGPNILGLIDTHTPINASFAYMPPRGGIAFVSQSGAYLSAIIDWSVKTGIGFSKIVSLGNKADLNEVDFIEYLANDSETKVILLYLESIANPRKFIEVASEAVRKKPVILIKGGMTEAGARAALSHTGSLAGGPQIVQAAMKKAGIVLVSEPTEFFDSAIAFSLTSSLPGDRIAIVTNAGGPGVMTADLVALAGLRLAQLTPQTISYLRSKLPPMAALNNPIDVIGDAKADRYEVALDAVLNDPNVDAAIVIFTPQVISEPEKTAEVIIEMQKKYPQKPILAAFIGGPRVEKAIEILKSAGIPVYESNDRVVAALAIMNRYRVMRERVMKMAEALNELSSLANVDKRCVEAIIDRVRSDGRRVLLESEAKDLVKCYGVAVAPTKLARTEEEAVRIANELGYPVVLKIASPDITHKTDVGGVIMNVKSDSEVEDAFRTIIANVRRYAPQAAIHGVVVQKMVPKGREVIIGTTKDPEFGHLIMFGLGGIYTELFRDVSFRLAPLSTYEAREMIAETKAYTLLKGFRGEKPADIESIVNTLLRVSKLVIDVPQIVEMDINPLFVYDEGAGSLAIDVKIVIE
- a CDS encoding phosphotransacetylase family protein, translating into MVKSIFLFGEKGKTIIAYGILKKLILDGYKGCYFKPIAKARYRLPSLKYVDPDVIAVKDALGLQEPIEYLNPVTITRNIIELRRDLDNVKKMIMESYSKICEGRDVIVIEGYPNPEALSSIGLSSAELAKMLNAKAVFLVNVKERDVVDELADRIQLYKCFFEHQGYSLSGVILNNVPMYYIERVNDVIVPVLEEKGLNIYGIIPEKPSLTAPTVRDIVEALNAEVIENRDRLTNIVEDIVVGAMAPSAALRWFRRAVNAAIVTGGDRTDLIMAALETKPSVIILTGNLYPDISVLTKAREVGVPILLVPYDTYTTVEKLREVQSITTSDSLKAKESELIRTISENLNMKKLLE